From the Synchiropus splendidus isolate RoL2022-P1 chromosome 3, RoL_Sspl_1.0, whole genome shotgun sequence genome, the window gtctcaaactttgGCCACTAGAGTGGTGTTTTTTGCTAAACATCATCGGgtcattttgtatttatttgcattaaaagaCAAATCCACTTAAATCCTCTTAAAATACGTCACTTGACCAGCCAGCAGTGCACATAAAAATAAGCATGGTAACCATCTATGGAGAACTAACAGAGGAACCATGAGTTAAAAAGCTAGCCACATTCATGGTTGCAACAAAACAGACGCATCCTTGAATTCAAGTACATGAATCCGAGGTAATTCACTTCACTCACGGTGAAACCATCCCTCATTGGACAAAGTGGTAAAACGGCGCACCCAGAGGCGGGTTGCTGAATTGCATCCTGAGAGCCACAAGTGGCCCGCAGGCCGCAAGTTTGAGacccaaacacacaaaaaacgaaTTTCTCCTGCTTATCCCATATTGGCCACGGCCAAGAAGTTAATGTGATCGGTGAAATATCTTCGCTAAATAACTCAAAAAATGGGTAGTAGGGCAAAGACTGGACTATTAAATTATAGTTCTCTGTCAGCTACAACACCTCATCGCACTCACTGCGTTAATGTGAGTGAATTCCCTaaaactactgccacctgctgaactAAGAAAGGTACTGAATAGTACTGGTCAATAAAGGGCAATAATACTGGGTAAAAGGAATTACTGTGTGGTTGGAAAGGAGCCGcttggaggtctgcgctctctgagtgtttttctagtGAATCGTTCTTCTCATGTCGACTCTTAAATATGTCAACAGAGCAGAAGGACCAAAAgtcgcacttttttttttttttcacgcagTCATGCGTATAAAGCTGTTGTTTACTAAGATGGACTTGTGTTCCGACGCGGACGCTCTCTCTCAGCTTACGTTGACTGATGTTGTAGCTGCTGTACGAAGCCTGGAAAGGTGGGTCAGAGAGTCGGGCGCTGCAACGGAACTCCACCTCTGGACTGTGATCAGGGATCCGGAAGACGGAGTGGTGGCTGATGTAGCTGCCACAGAAGCTGGGAGCAGAACATGAACACGGTCAGACGtcaaacaaacaagtcacatGGAGTGAACACCAATGGTGCGCCACACACATGACCTCGTTGACCTTCCACCAGCCATGCTCACAGCCCTTCATGTCTTTTGGTTTCAGCACGTAGTTCTGGAAGTGAATGGCAACTCCCACACCAGGCGAAGGAGTCTAGATCAAGAAAAGCACATGTAGATATAGACGGGGTTTACAAACGTTCAGTAACCTACACGAAATGTCCATGAGCAGGAGCACTGAGGGGGCAGCAGGCTGGGGTGGAAGGGGCTGTAGATCTGGCCGGAGACGTGCGGCCCAGAACCCGTCTCCATGTAAGAGGCACATGCTGAGAAAAATGGAGACATGAAGATTTCAACTGGAGCAGTCACTTGGAACCGCCATCTTTAATAACGTTCAAGGATTTTCTTCGCCACTAGAAAAACATTCGGCACCAACCCGCTTGTTTCATTGCccttcatttcttttatttatcaactgtgagATTTTAAACAGCAACAAGTGAAATGAGCTGATTTGGACGACAGGGGGCAGCAGCATTACAGATAATCTCTGCAGAGAAGGTAGTTTAATTTAACtttcttttaaaaatcattAGTTTGACTGCGTGCTCAAAAAGAATCATTTTTCAGACACGTGGGATGCGACTTACGTTCCACTGGTAGAGCTTCAAAGTGTCCCCTGAAAACCTTGTTGCCGCTGGTCAttctgaagagcagcagcatgaCGTTGGAGGTGGACACCAGAGACATGGGGCTGGACACTGGCGCACACAGCCTGCAGAAGGCAGGTCAGGTTTGTCAAGACTCGAGCTGAGGCAGGCTTCTTCCTCAcatcctctcacctgtggaggATGCGGCCTCTCATGGGCAGCAGAGCGTCATACGCAGTCAGGGCGTCGTTGACACAGTCGCTGGGCTCGATGAGGAACGACGTGATCGTGAGTCGGATGAGAAAACCTGGCGGCGCGGTGAGCTTGACGTGGCAGCTGACGCCGAACCACGAGGAGAAGATGTTGAGAGGGACGTTCACCCCGGGAAGATTGGCATAGAGCTTGTCCACACACTGGGATCCTGGCAGGAGTGAGACCTCTTAAGATTCACAGAGAAGACTCTGAGGCGGTGGAGCTCACCTGCTGCGTTGGATGTGTAATCCGAGCGCTGGACGGCTGTGGAGGGACACAGCACAGTCACGCTGAAGTGGACAGAGGGAGGACGGGCAGACAGACCCACCGTTGATGAGGATGGAGTCGATGTCGACGGGCAGACCCAGGAGGTAGCCCACCGACGACCTGTTCTTCACACTGGTGTGCACTGAATCTCGGAGAATGACTCCGACACACTCCTCACACACAGCCGGAGTCTTCAGACGGGGCACCACAAACACCAGCCAGAAATGCACCAGCACACCTCCTTTGTGGTTGTTGCTGAAAGTGAAGATCAATTGTAGATGTTGACATTAAATCCAAATGATTCCTCCTTCTACTGGTGGAGAACCTGAACTGTTTATAGCTCAACCTTTCATGCACCTTTACTACTTATAACTTTACAATTTATAACTTTTATGTTAAgctatttatttgcatttcataCGTTTATTTTTCACTATACtgtcctttattattattattatttttttttttaatgtatttctaTTATTTGGTCCTTGTTATTGCTTATTACTTATTGTGTTTTGGCAAGTATTGGAAGAAGGCCTTCAGCTTAAACTTTAAAAcagggcttcttaacctttttgatcttgatGCCCACCGTTCCCCGAACAAAcgggcccagggcccattcaagtaacaggactgattcatttctcttgatttcatttgtgatcaataaccatgtttaatctacttacacgtaaacaaaccaaaaccttgtgaaatgacgtgaaaccatgtgatcatcgcagagatatttgtcattgaaaagtcccaccagcagcagaaccaggtgcaagacatattcatcaaatttactaaagaaaaaaaaagaaaaaaatacacttgacaaatctgaaaaaatacatataataaatataaaaccatGTGTAAAtggcataaaataaaaataatatattttattgaaactccaaagaagatatgaaagaagtgtaaataaaagtattgcaataaaataatatataaaaataaaattatttttcaaaattgcTTCTActtgtgctttcatgaacagtttttactttctttatcattttttcttttcaagaacttctccatagttgttcactaccacagatttgcagctgtcaggtcagtgcagtgacacactactgtcacCGTAGAAGGCTAATGTATTAGATGTGAGCATTTTGCGGCCCTCAAAGCCCAAAggtaaaacaaagaaacttttagtggccctcgaggaggcgctcgcggcccaaccatgggccccggccctatggttaagaatcactaaATGTGAAAATCTATTTGAGGACCTCACGTATGTTTGGAGTCCTCTCTTCAGACACACCGCCTCATGGATAAGATAAGACAGGACCAAAGAGCACGAGGTGAGTCCTGTCCACGCAGTTACGTGGGCGACCTTGATGGCAGTTTTAAAATGTCCTCTCATTCTTCACTGCATTATATTCACTGTCCAACTCTTTTCAACGCTAGATAAAGAAAAGTCATCTACACACAAATGCTGAGTCATAAACCTCTTAGCACGTACCTGAGGTCTGAAATCACAGCATGTTTGTAGAGCCGGGCCACTGAAGACATCCTGTACACATTGCTCACCTGAAAACAGTCAACAAATCAGCGCCGCAGCGCTCAACAGCACTTCACCATGACGATGCGCCGCGCGGCTCTTACCACGTGTTGTACTCTGTTGGCCATGGAGACAAACTCGTGGGACTCAGCTTGGCGGTACTCGGGGATGAACTCCACATTGGCCACACGCAGCATCCCGGCAAAGTACGCTCCGCTGTTGCTTTCTCTGCGAACTGGAAACATGATGTCGCATCTGTTACTCAAGCGTTCATTTAAGATACGCAAGTCGCAGCAgtgcaatattaaaaaaaaaaatctgtttaatCATAAAGGTGAAATCCcaaataaccttttttttgcTTCTCAATAAGTGCTTTTTTTGACAGAGGAAATCTGTGTTCAATCCCTTTGGCCCTTTGATGCACAAGCCTACATCAGTTCAGTTGACTCTCTAGGTTTATTGAACTCTGTCTGAAACATGCCCCCGAAACTGTCCCCGCTTGTGCTGAAGGTCAGACTAGTGAAACCGactagatcagtgattcttaaccacagggctgAGGTCCACGGTTGAGCAGCGAGcgcctagagggccgctaaaagttccAATGTTTTCCACTTCTGGGCTGTGAGGGACgcaagacactcagttttaatacacttgccacgttcggtggcagttgtgtgtcactgaattgacttgactgctgcaaatctgtgatagttaccaactatggagaagttctggaaaagaaaaaaatgataaagagagtgatggcgcccccaacagtaaaaaactGACTATGAacgcacctgttgaagcagttcttAAAATTATTTAGTAAAGTTTACGGGGATATtttcatttagactttatttatatcttctttagtgtgtatttgaaaatgaaaatgaaatatattgtgcatatatgtatacatacctttattatattaattttattttggattttatccatgacgtacagttttttttccatttttcctcaacagtttgtatccagtatattttttttatttgatgaatatgacttgcacccgGTTCTGATgcaggttggacttttccatgacaaatctttgcgatgatcacacggtttcatttcatttcacaaggttttggtttgtttacagagattaaatatggttattgaacacaaatgaaatctggagtgatgaatcagttctgttactCGAATGGGCTccaggcccatttgttctggaaaagctGGGCgtcgagatcaaaaaggttgcGAACGCATCATGGATGCTTTGGTTATGAcgtcacattgtataatgtggtgcacctggaaaaCGAGATTAATCTGCACCGTTTGGATCAGTGATTTTTGACTGTAATTAATTCATCCAAATGGCTCTTTTAAAGTCATTATGGGCACAGATTTTCAAGCATAAGTAAGAAGAGCTAGAGGCAGTGTTCTTACAGATGAAGACCCACAGCAGCGACCACATGATGACCACCACCACAAACACCACCGCGGCGATGATGAGGGCGATGTGAGGGACGTTCAGCAGACGGGTCCACAACTCCTTCGTCCTGGAAGGCTTCCGTCTGCACCTTCGGTACTTCCTGCGGAGCTTCTCCAGAGTGTGGTCCACGGTGGAGACCTCCACTGACACCTCTGCGATctacagaggaagaagaaaagaagaatcaAGAGGCTCTCAGGATCGATGAATCCACCACAAAGCTCATAAAAGCACGGCCATGACACTTCCATCCCTGACAGCTCGTGCTCGATGGGATCATCTTTAAGCGCCATGTTTCCATGCGAAGGCAATAAAGAGCAACAGGAAGGAGGGGGCTACGGTTCCTCTTATCAGATGGAGCGCTCATTCAGTTACCTCACGCACATCAATTATTCACTCAGTGTCATCCCACACTGCGCAATAGTAGTTAATCAATTCTAAATAGATACGGATTCCCAAAGGGGCAAATGCATTTAGGTTGTTCAAAGATGAAGATCCAGAAGATTCAGCAGCCTAATGGGTGAATCTATCAAGAGTAACAATGTCAAGCAAGCAACTGTTGTTACTCACACTGGCAGCATCATGTTGACCTGCGTCCTCCTCAGGCCTCTTTTCAACCGCCTCACTCTCGGTGCCCATGACACAGACATCCCTTTCAGCCTGTATCATCTCATTTGggatttttgtttgacagaTTCCATCACCAGCTCCTTCACAGGGGGAAAAAGGCAGCTTCCGAATGACCCAGACGGGTCGTGGAGTCTCCTCGGGTCCACGTCCACCTGCGCTCTGAAACAGgatcccacgacagcagaagaGTCCTATAGCTAATGTTTCATTCATTAACGTCGATGGCCACTTCATGTTCCACTCCAGCTTCGTccgtttaagaaaaaaaaatctacttagAAAAACAGTTTCTTTGCACAAGAGTTTTATTTACACTGTAAAGTGGGTGAAGGTGCCAATAATTCTCTGGCTGAGTCGCTCAGAGTAGACAGACTTGTAGCACagctaaaacaaaacacacaaaaaaacaaaacaaaaaacagaatggATCCAGCCTTTgtcaatcaaaataaaaatcatttgtcaacgtcaaaagaaaaaaaggaggcaTAAATATTGCAGCTGGAATAATTCAGGAAGTTCTCTAGCGAGAGCAGCATCGTGGGTTGGTATTTTAACACTTTGTAAGGTACCTTTCACAATAAAGGCACTGGACTTCATCGAGACAAAAACAGACGCGAGGCACACACATCAGAATGTTCAGTGCACGCAGCACCCAGAGCACAGAGGGGAGGCTAGTCATTTTCGGAACAAGGCGTTTCGGGTGATGCTGTACAAGAGGTTGTAAGGCTTTCGTTTTGGGGGCTCAGCCAGGGAAAAGACTTGTTGCTGAGGCACGCTGGTTGGAATGGTCACGTGTCGCTGGTGAAGTGGGTGAAGGTTTTGAAGCGGGACGGAACCAGAGTATCCGATCGcttaaagaaagaagaaaaagaagtgaaatgaaagacaaaaaagagaGAATTGAACAGAAAAGCAACTCTTACCCTTCATCTTTCCCTTTTTTGCTTTTCTTGCATTCAGAAGTGCCTGTTTCCGCTGCTCCTCGCTGATCTCGATCCCTGTCAGGAGACGAGGTGAGATTAGATGTGAAGAATAACCAGGACACATTTAGGTCGGCAACTAAGAGCTTTTTTTGACAGTCTCCCTCAAAGATGAGTAGACTAGCATGAGGCATGTACAGTTGTAAATAGTAATGTTTACACTGATGTTAAATGTTATGTCTAAACTTaggatttcaatttcatttgctcaaaatgtggtacGAAATGTTATGTTTGGCAAACATTGTATCTCTACTTTAACGTGTCCACTGTGAAATGTTCCCACACGAGGATGGTCCTGGAGCGACAGCCAATTCCCTGGTACTTCAGATTATGCTACGCAGCGCACACGCGGAAAGAGAAAGATGGCGTCACGACTGGTCGACTCATGGAGCTGTTGGTGACTGATTTAGTCAATGAGACTGAACTACGTTGTAGCAGCCCCAGACAAAATTCATTTCGTTTAGAAATGTGCCCTCCGGTCCAATCCAGAAAGACGAGGCATAAATGACAGCACACAAATGAGAGCACGTTCTGTGACATTACAAACACGCCTGTGTCAGACAACACGCGTCACAGTGAAGTGGCACAGGCAGTTCACCAGCCCTCAGACGTGCCAACCAGAGGCAAGCTATTTGCACCTTCTGCATTGTTTCACAAACCAGTTTCACTGCTCTATACACTGGTTCTCTTCTGCGTCAGCCGGACGTGATCAGTGCACGCAGAGGGCAAAGATATAACATTACAAAGGGAAATTCGGTAACATGTTAAGCATcatctcatctataatgcattatcaGTACATTTATAAGACATCACAATGTAAAGTACGTGAAAAGCTTTGTAGATCATGTCAGGCTTATCAAGTATTATAAGCTGTGCACTGTAGTCATGATGCTTCAAGAACTAGTAGCCCTTATAATACTAGAGAAACATTGTTATAAGTTACCACACAggattatgaacattcataacctCTTCTATAAAGCCTTGTAAGTGTATTACAATGGCTCatgaatgtactaataatgcGTTATAGATGAGACAGTAATATAAAGTATAACCCTAAATCCCCCACATGGCCTTCAGTCACATGTAAACTCATTTTTGGTGAAATGATGACAGAAGTCCAGCTCAACTGAAGAAaccatttgaaatgaaagctCCTCTGCAGTGACAGTAAATATGAGTCTcaacagaaggtggagaggaggacGTACAAGCTCAAGAGAAAAGGAAAGTCAGTAGAAGGAAGACTGAATGCCTTGgtgtgagagggagggagaagcAAGAGTGAAGATGCAGGGAGAGTCAGCAGAGGAGCAACCAATGGAGATcaaaggaggtgaagaggagagctcAAATGAGGTGGAGTGGGAGGAGCCCGTCGACAGGACTGACCGGTGACAGAAGAGAGTGAGCAAGAGTGAAAGGAGAGCTTCATGGAACAATAGTGAGACCTGCTACGGTGTATGGTTTAAACAATGGGtgggcaaaccggtcctcaagggGCCCAGGTGgtacaggtttttgttccaaccgatcacAGTGTAACCAATGAGGTGTGCGCTGAAACAAGCAACGCCAGACTGACAGTCAACTGATGATGATGTTCAAATGAAGACACCTAAAAAGGTGTCCTCGTGATTGGGTGGAACAAAATCcggcacccactgcagccctgtgTGGAAGAGTTTGCCCAGCCCTGGTTTAGAGACTCACAAACCGGCAGGAAGCAGAAGCAGAGTTTGAAATGCAGAGATGAAGGTGTAATCCAGCAGGATTATACATATTTGCTATTAAAAATGAGTGTTCTGACAATATCACAAGCACTGCATGTCATTCCTGCGTCAACAACCTGGTCTttgttttgacatgttttggTGCAGATAAGATCAGAAAATAAACTAACTGGATCTATAATAAAGACGTTGTTGTGCTGAGGTTGAAGAGGACACTTTGAAGATGAACTTTGACTAGAGCCGAATAAGGCTTTAGAAGTTGACAGAAGACACTGCTGTGTTCAAATGTGGTGCGTTATTAAGATATCAGATGAGAACATAACCACTTGTCATTGCAACAGGCAACACACAGCATGATGATGTTACTGCAATGACCTGACTCTCATGAAATGTCATATTTGTCCCATCAAATGTATGTTGTATTACTGAATCACAGAAGTTGCCGGAAGAACACTGCTGTGCATTTTGTGTACGGTGAATACAAAGGGATTCGACTCCGCCCCAAGATACAGGCTGATCGCTGCTTTAACCAGATGGAGTTTGTTTGCAGCCAAGAAGAAGTCATGACTAAAATGCAGTTAGGAATGCTGTCACTCACCCATCTCTTGGTCCTCCTTGACTCTGTTCCTCTCTTTGGCGAAGGCCTCTAACCAGCGCTGCTTGTCCTGCACTTTCCTGCAgcacaggacacacacaaactccagCGTGGAAGCGTTGCGCAGGCGTATGGCATTCCTCAGCATCAGCCCCAGTTCTGTGTTCCGTCCATCAGGCAGGTCCAGCACTTCCACCTGGTCCATGTCTAACCTCCCGCGGTAGTGCAGCAGGTCTCTGCGCAAGACATCTTTTTTGCAGAAGACCAGCTGGTGGTCGAACAGGAAGAAGCTGCGCTGCTGCATTTTTCCTTGGCGGACGAGTCGGGTCATCTCACCGGAGTGGATCAGCTCGGAGCTGCGGTCCAGAACATCAGAACCCTGAAACAAAATGAGTCACTGAACGTGCTGTAAATACAGCTAAGCCTGTCAAGAAATGTGTGTCATGATCACCACGCAAGTACGTTTTATTTTCAAGTTATTATCCGtcaaacatcacaacaaataaacaaatattttccctCACATGCACAAAATCAATTTATAACAGAGTGAAAACAGTCATGCAGCGTGACCAAAGCTGTGCAGTACCTCCCAGTGAAGAATGGCAACCTGCCAGTGAGCGATGGCATCAACACTCTCCAGCCGTCTCTTCCTCTCATTTATGAGACTGGCAACATTTTTCATTGCATTGTAAGCCTCACTCACCCCACTGTAGTCACTGGATGGAGTAGAAGTATAAAGTCAAATTTGACTGTGATAACATAATGATCCATCACAAGatggaaatacacacacaacacaattcaGCAATATACCTGTGATCTTTTGGGGTGTATTTAAGCAGCTCCCCCAGCTGCAGGGGGTATTTACAGATCTTTTGGACTGGTGTGAGCAGGAACCCCGCGATAGAAATGTCGATCATCTGTTGAAGCAGCCGACAGGCCTCAAAGAAATGTTTGTACCGGCCTGACTTCATGAGGCGCTGCAGCTCGGCACACGCTGCAGGGTGGGTGTTACAGTAGTCAGAGTAGATAGAAAACCCCTCTCCCTGTGGAGAAAAACACGAGAAACTCTTGAAAAAACAGGGTGGGTCATTTATTGACAAACAGATATGGAGTGAACTTTCCACCTGCATTAGGAAGCAAGCGCCGATTTCACTGAGGTGAGGTTGGTCTTTGTTGTACTTTTTGTCCAGGTCTCGAAGGAACTGTCTCTGAAACTTATAGATGTCCTCGATGTTGCTGAAGATGGTGTTCAACTGGTGCTCAGTGAACATGTCGGGGTGCTTACGACACTGACGGATGTATCCCTGCCGACAAGAAGGGAATACACAGACCATGAAAACAGCTCAGACACTGCTCAACAGGAACAGAAACAGCATTGGCGCTGCACACCCATAAAATATTCCCGTTACATAATGAAAATACTTGAGGTATGTTCATAATGTGACAGCACAAAAGGACTCACGTCACAGATGTCTTTCAGGTGTTTGATGTAGATCCGTTCTGTGTTCATTATTTCTTGAACCACATTTGTTCTCATCTGCTCCCTGTGCTGGCTGCTGTGTGGGTCTCTGGGAGTTGGATCCTCCTGATCAGTGACACTCTCCACGCTACCTGCACTGGAATCGCCCTGGTTTACTCGCACCTGAAACACAGAGAAGCTTTAGAGACATTTGACCTAAAGTCCCAGCAGCTTCAGCATAAATGATTGATAAAATATAGCCTCAGGATGCACAGGCTTAATGTAGACAAAAAGGACGGTGATCACTCATGTGATCATATGATGAGGTAAAAGTCATTTATATAGGAAAGGTGCTCGCATCAATATATCTACGGTAACAATGTTAACTGCTCCTTCAGCAGAGCTGTTGCTGCACAGCCGATCTGTCAGTCAAACAAGAGTCTCCTTAACTAAAAGGTAACTGCCAATCAGCAGTGGTTACCACAGAAACCACCAGTTAACAATGAATCGCTGCTCACTGTTAACAGGGCAGAGCAGGATTGTTTGGGCCTGAGCCAGTTTACAAGTTCTTTTTTTCTACTGCCGCAAAGCAAA encodes:
- the tmprss7 gene encoding transmembrane protease serine 7; the protein is MALKDDPIEHELSGMEIAEVSVEVSTVDHTLEKLRRKYRRCRRKPSRTKELWTRLLNVPHIALIIAAVVFVVVVIMWSLLWVFIFRRESNSGAYFAGMLRVANVEFIPEYRQAESHEFVSMANRVQHVVSNVYRMSSVARLYKHAVISDLSNNHKGGVLVHFWLVFVVPRLKTPAVCEECVGVILRDSVHTSVKNRSSVGYLLGLPVDIDSILINGGVTVLCPSTAVQRSDYTSNAAGSQCVDKLYANLPGVNVPLNIFSSWFGVSCHVKLTAPPGFLIRLTITSFLIEPSDCVNDALTAYDALLPMRGRILHRLCAPVSSPMSLVSTSNVMLLLFRMTSGNKVFRGHFEALPVEPCASYMETGSGPHVSGQIYSPFHPSLLPPQCSCSWTFRTPSPGVGVAIHFQNYVLKPKDMKGCEHGWWKVNEVIFCGSYISHHSVFRIPDHSPEVEFRCSARLSDPPFQASYSSYNISQPCPESHFLCSTGLCVDKSRRCDGLDDCQDESDEVFCSRPSKSCSGSSPVHPLFICNGESDCIDGLDEINCTQETTCSAIRHRCSSGSCILKKNAKCDGVADCQDHSDEEDCACGRPAPLKNLESLSGPQRIVGGANSVEGEWPWQVSLLFSGHLYCGASVLSSDWLISAAHCFSKDRLSDPRHWSAHLGMLTQGSAKHVAEIQRIVVHQYYNAYTFDYDVALLRLKKPWPSSLSPLVQPVCLPGPSHTVTDSHSCWVTGWGYRSEDDKVLPSTLQKAKVSVLSQTECKKSYGTVSPHMLCAGVPSGERDACRGDSGGPLACQAPAGGRWFLIGIVSWGAGCGRPNLPGVYTRVNKFTSWISSHIS
- the spata13 gene encoding spermatogenesis-associated protein 13 isoform X3, which encodes MSMTMVLIHCVPFKCICQGPDPDRETLEVTPYQKGHEPLLQAELSQSSSSSTPPTSPVSPAESPASPSDASAESSVKPRRRNGRPRPRPISDYGQLSSRKQPIPEEVAVLHSEDRTAEVCLLKDCVDSDRCVSGGSPENGSINGNIHNRKQRPNSVMGVVDLLSADSEEKEGRLPSPLSRPPIPSHQVPPYKGVSARFRPSTLSQSTPIGLDRVGRRRLHRVLSDGVPECSGTLDDSVSEEEEGSFDELPDVTPYLEPGVELSVLIEGINSGHAVYAEALWDHVTMEEQELAFKVGDVVRVLDAPHKDWWWGRGAEREGWFPSSFVRVRVNQGDSSAGSVESVTDQEDPTPRDPHSSQHREQMRTNVVQEIMNTERIYIKHLKDICDGYIRQCRKHPDMFTEHQLNTIFSNIEDIYKFQRQFLRDLDKKYNKDQPHLSEIGACFLMQGEGFSIYSDYCNTHPAACAELQRLMKSGRYKHFFEACRLLQQMIDISIAGFLLTPVQKICKYPLQLGELLKYTPKDHSDYSGVSEAYNAMKNVASLINERKRRLESVDAIAHWQVAILHWEGSDVLDRSSELIHSGEMTRLVRQGKMQQRSFFLFDHQLVFCKKDVLRRDLLHYRGRLDMDQVEVLDLPDGRNTELGLMLRNAIRLRNASTLEFVCVLCCRKVQDKQRWLEAFAKERNRVKEDQEMGIEISEEQRKQALLNARKAKKGKMKAIGYSGSVPLQNLHPLHQRHVTIPTSVPQQQVFSLAEPPKRKPYNLLYSITRNALFRK